A stretch of Microbacterium caowuchunii DNA encodes these proteins:
- a CDS encoding DUF3039 domain-containing protein, which yields MSTPLDSPDQGGLATLDRELEELIREESIEPGDHERFSHYVKKEKILESALTGKPVRALCGKKWTPGRDPEKFPVCPSCKEIYESLQK from the coding sequence ATGAGTACGCCTCTCGACAGCCCCGACCAGGGGGGACTTGCCACCCTCGACCGCGAGCTCGAGGAGCTCATCCGCGAGGAGAGCATCGAGCCAGGCGATCATGAGCGCTTCTCGCATTACGTCAAGAAGGAGAAGATCCTCGAGTCCGCGTTGACCGGCAAGCCGGTCCGCGCGCTGTGCGGGAAGAAGTGGACGCCCGGTCGCGACCCGGAGAAGTTCCCGGTGTGCCCCTCGTGCAAAGAGATCTACGAGTCGCTCCAGAAGTGA
- the rdgB gene encoding RdgB/HAM1 family non-canonical purine NTP pyrophosphatase, protein MTSRIVLATHNPHKVSEFQAIVAETRPDLEVVGYDGPEPVEDGVTFAANALIKARAAAAHTGLPALADDSGICVDVLGGAPGVFSAYWAGHKKDARANLDLLLDQLSDVADPHRGAQFRSTIALVVPGGDEHVVEGVWPGRLARSASGSGGFGYDPIFIPDGQPAGSERSVGEWTAEEKNAQSHRARAFAALTPLLASL, encoded by the coding sequence ATGACGTCCCGGATCGTCCTGGCCACGCACAACCCGCACAAGGTGTCCGAGTTCCAGGCGATCGTCGCGGAGACCCGCCCGGACCTGGAGGTCGTCGGCTACGACGGACCCGAACCGGTGGAGGACGGCGTGACGTTCGCGGCGAATGCGCTGATCAAGGCGCGGGCGGCGGCAGCCCACACAGGGCTTCCGGCGCTCGCGGACGATTCGGGAATCTGCGTCGACGTACTGGGCGGAGCGCCCGGGGTGTTCTCCGCCTACTGGGCGGGACACAAGAAGGACGCGAGGGCCAACCTCGATCTGCTGCTCGACCAGTTGTCGGATGTCGCAGACCCGCACCGCGGGGCGCAGTTCCGTTCCACGATCGCCCTGGTCGTGCCGGGCGGGGACGAGCACGTCGTGGAGGGCGTCTGGCCGGGGCGGCTCGCCCGTTCCGCATCAGGCAGCGGCGGCTTCGGCTACGATCCGATCTTCATCCCCGACGGTCAGCCCGCCGGTTCCGAACGTTCGGTGGGGGAGTGGACCGCCGAGGAGAAGAACGCACAGTCGCATCGCGCGCGGGCGTTCGCCGCGCTGACGCCGTTGCTCGCCTCGCTCTGA
- a CDS encoding cation diffusion facilitator family transporter: MHDHASGGGSLRSAGNRRLLAISLGITSTVFLVQVTGAILSGSLALLADAAHMLTDAAALVIALIASVVAARPANDRRTFGYQRAEVFGALINGVILIALSLWVAIEAILRLIEPGEVEVAGGLMLVVAAIGLVANGAAMWLLSTAQRTSLNVRGAYLEVLGDLLGSVAVIVAAVVILTTGWLPADAVASLLIAAMIVPRAIGLLREVASVLSEATPEGMHVREIREHILGTPGVVGVHDVHVWQLTRGAPVFSAHVVVDAQCFASGRADGLLTDLQQCLASHFDVEHSTFQLEPAGHVEHDAHA, from the coding sequence ATGCACGACCACGCCTCCGGAGGGGGATCGCTGCGCAGCGCCGGCAACCGCCGCCTGCTGGCGATCTCGCTGGGCATCACCTCCACGGTATTCCTCGTCCAGGTAACCGGAGCGATCCTCTCCGGCTCCCTGGCGCTCTTGGCCGATGCGGCGCACATGTTGACGGATGCAGCGGCCCTGGTGATCGCGCTCATCGCCAGCGTCGTGGCGGCGCGACCCGCGAACGACCGCCGGACCTTCGGGTATCAGCGCGCCGAGGTCTTCGGTGCGCTGATCAACGGCGTCATCCTCATCGCGCTGTCGCTGTGGGTGGCGATCGAGGCGATCCTCAGGCTGATCGAACCGGGCGAGGTGGAGGTCGCCGGTGGTCTCATGCTCGTCGTTGCGGCGATCGGGCTCGTCGCGAACGGGGCGGCCATGTGGCTGCTCAGCACGGCGCAGCGCACCAGCCTCAACGTGCGCGGGGCGTACCTGGAGGTCCTCGGGGACCTGCTGGGATCCGTCGCGGTGATCGTCGCGGCCGTGGTGATCCTGACCACCGGGTGGCTGCCGGCCGATGCGGTCGCGTCGCTGCTCATCGCCGCGATGATCGTGCCCCGCGCGATCGGGCTGCTCCGGGAGGTCGCGTCCGTGCTGAGCGAGGCGACTCCTGAGGGCATGCACGTGCGGGAGATCCGCGAGCACATCCTCGGCACGCCCGGTGTCGTCGGCGTGCACGACGTGCACGTCTGGCAGCTCACCCGCGGCGCACCGGTGTTCTCCGCCCACGTCGTGGTGGACGCGCAGTGCTTCGCCTCGGGCCGTGCGGACGGGCTGCTCACCGATCTCCAGCAGTGCCTGGCCTCGCATTTCGACGTGGAGCACTCCACGTTCCAGCTCGAACCGGCCGGGCACGTCGAGCACGACGCGCACGCCTGA
- a CDS encoding nicotinate phosphoribosyltransferase: MSASTALLTDRYELTMIEGALRDGTASRRCVFELFARRLPGGRRFGVVAGTGRLLSLIADFRFGEEELRFLRDGRVVDAETIAFLESFRFSGSLTGYREGELYFPGSPILTVEGTFAEAVILETLALSVLNHDSAVATAAARMSIAAGDRPLAEMGSRRAGERSAVAAARAAYITGFGATSNLEAGRAWEIPTMGTAAHSWTLLHDDEEDAFRAQIAAQGLDTTLLVDTYDIRTGVETAIRVAGPGLGGVRIDSGDLPVVAAAVRAHLDDLGAVDTRITVTSDLDEYAIAALAASPVDAYGVGTSVVTGSGSPTAGMVYKLVARQDADGGWVSVAKASADKASTGGRKSAFRRLREGTATAEVVAVADGFEPLATAAQHPDARPLQVDLIRSGEIMPGFEGPEGVRAARAHHLSVRAELPVRALGLSRSGPAIPTHVV, encoded by the coding sequence ATGTCCGCCTCCACGGCCCTGCTGACCGACCGGTACGAACTGACCATGATCGAGGGCGCGCTGCGGGACGGCACCGCCTCCCGGCGATGTGTCTTCGAACTCTTCGCGCGACGCCTCCCCGGCGGACGGCGCTTCGGAGTGGTGGCCGGAACGGGCCGCCTCCTCTCCCTCATCGCGGACTTCCGCTTCGGCGAGGAGGAGCTGCGTTTCCTCCGGGACGGACGGGTCGTGGATGCCGAGACGATCGCTTTCCTGGAGTCCTTCCGCTTCAGCGGATCCCTCACCGGGTACCGCGAGGGCGAGCTGTACTTCCCGGGCTCGCCCATCCTCACGGTGGAGGGCACGTTCGCGGAGGCGGTGATCCTGGAGACCCTGGCACTGAGTGTCCTGAACCACGATTCGGCCGTCGCGACCGCGGCGGCGCGGATGTCGATCGCAGCGGGAGACCGACCGCTCGCGGAGATGGGCTCCCGGCGAGCCGGCGAGCGCTCCGCCGTCGCGGCCGCGCGCGCGGCCTACATCACCGGGTTCGGAGCGACGAGCAACCTCGAGGCCGGCCGCGCCTGGGAGATCCCGACCATGGGCACGGCGGCGCACTCCTGGACGCTGCTCCACGACGACGAGGAGGATGCCTTCCGCGCTCAGATCGCCGCGCAGGGACTGGACACCACACTGCTGGTCGACACCTACGACATCCGCACCGGTGTCGAGACCGCCATCCGGGTCGCCGGTCCGGGCCTGGGCGGGGTGCGCATCGACTCCGGAGATCTCCCCGTCGTGGCGGCGGCCGTCCGCGCCCACCTGGACGATCTCGGTGCCGTGGATACCCGCATCACCGTCACGAGCGACCTGGACGAGTATGCGATCGCCGCACTCGCCGCGTCTCCCGTGGACGCCTACGGTGTCGGAACCTCGGTCGTCACCGGATCCGGGTCACCGACCGCCGGCATGGTCTACAAGCTCGTCGCCCGCCAGGACGCCGACGGCGGCTGGGTTTCCGTCGCGAAGGCGTCGGCGGACAAGGCGTCCACCGGAGGACGCAAGTCCGCCTTCCGCCGCCTCCGGGAGGGCACGGCGACCGCCGAGGTGGTGGCCGTCGCCGACGGGTTCGAGCCGCTCGCCACCGCTGCGCAGCATCCCGATGCGCGCCCTCTGCAGGTCGACCTCATCCGCTCCGGCGAGATCATGCCCGGCTTCGAGGGCCCGGAAGGGGTTCGTGCCGCGCGCGCCCATCATCTGTCCGTTCGGGCCGAGCTGCCGGTGCGAGCGCTCGGGCTCAGCCGCTCCGGACCCGCGATCCCGACGCACGTCGTCTGA
- the rph gene encoding ribonuclease PH, translating to MSEITRVDGRTVDQLRPVTIERGWSAQAEGSALISFGGTKVLCTASFTNGVPRWLTGKGKGWVTAEYAMLPRATNSRNDRESVKGRIGGRTHEISRLIGRALRAVVDTKALGENTIVIDCDVLQADGGTRTAAITGAYVALADAIEWGRAKKFIAQKSTVLLDSVSAVSVGIIDGEPMLDLAYVEDVRAETDMNVVMTGRGLFVEVQGTAEGAPFDKRELDALLQLGADGCADLRDAQLAALADGEDAAR from the coding sequence ATGTCAGAGATCACCCGCGTCGACGGCCGTACCGTCGATCAGCTGCGCCCCGTCACGATCGAGCGAGGGTGGAGCGCCCAGGCCGAGGGCTCGGCGCTCATCTCCTTCGGCGGCACGAAGGTGCTGTGCACCGCGTCGTTCACGAACGGCGTGCCGCGCTGGCTGACGGGCAAGGGCAAGGGCTGGGTGACCGCGGAGTACGCGATGCTGCCGCGGGCCACCAACAGCCGCAACGACCGCGAGAGCGTGAAGGGCCGGATCGGCGGTCGCACCCACGAGATCTCCCGTCTCATCGGCCGGGCGCTGCGCGCGGTCGTTGACACGAAGGCGCTGGGCGAGAACACCATCGTCATCGACTGCGACGTGCTCCAGGCCGACGGCGGCACCCGCACCGCGGCGATCACCGGCGCCTACGTGGCGCTCGCCGACGCGATCGAGTGGGGACGCGCGAAGAAGTTCATCGCGCAGAAGTCGACCGTGTTGCTGGACTCGGTCTCGGCGGTCTCCGTCGGCATCATCGACGGGGAGCCCATGCTCGATCTCGCCTATGTCGAGGACGTGCGCGCGGAGACCGATATGAACGTCGTCATGACCGGCCGGGGTCTGTTCGTCGAAGTGCAGGGGACAGCCGAGGGCGCCCCGTTCGACAAGCGGGAGCTCGACGCCCTGCTGCAGCTGGGAGCGGACGGATGCGCCGACCTGCGCGACGCCCAGCTCGCGGCGCTGGCCGACGGCGAGGACGCCGCCCGATGA
- the murI gene encoding glutamate racemase: MDDAPIGIFDSGVGGLTVARAVSQMLPRESLRYIGDTARSPYGPKPIADVRRYSLEVLDTLVDEGVKMLVIACNTASSAMLRDARERYDVPVIEVIGPAVRTAMSTTRNGRIGVIGTAGTIGSGAYQDMLEVNPGITVFAEACPRFVEFVEAGVTDTPEVLRVAEEYLAPLRHAGVDTLVLGCTHYPFLEGAISYVMGEGVSLVSSDTETAKDVYRQLVSRDLLAGPDAVAHHTYEATGSSADDFITLAHRLMGREVRSVQLVQTGAIDLPR; encoded by the coding sequence GTGGACGACGCACCGATCGGGATCTTCGACTCCGGGGTGGGAGGACTCACGGTCGCCCGGGCCGTCTCGCAGATGCTGCCGCGGGAGTCCCTCCGGTACATCGGCGACACCGCCCGATCCCCGTACGGTCCCAAACCGATCGCGGACGTGCGCCGGTACAGTCTCGAGGTCCTGGACACCCTGGTCGACGAGGGCGTCAAGATGCTCGTGATCGCCTGCAACACCGCGTCCTCCGCCATGCTCCGCGACGCGCGCGAGCGTTACGACGTCCCGGTCATCGAGGTGATCGGCCCCGCGGTGCGCACGGCGATGTCGACCACCCGGAACGGCCGGATCGGTGTCATCGGGACCGCGGGAACCATCGGGTCCGGGGCCTACCAGGACATGCTCGAGGTGAACCCGGGCATCACCGTGTTCGCCGAGGCCTGCCCGCGGTTCGTGGAGTTCGTCGAGGCGGGTGTCACCGACACGCCCGAGGTCCTCCGGGTCGCCGAGGAGTACCTCGCACCGCTGCGGCATGCCGGCGTCGACACGCTCGTGCTCGGCTGCACGCACTATCCGTTCCTGGAGGGCGCCATCAGCTACGTCATGGGGGAGGGCGTGAGTCTCGTCTCCAGCGACACCGAGACGGCGAAGGACGTCTACCGTCAGCTGGTGTCCCGCGACCTGCTGGCCGGGCCCGACGCCGTCGCCCACCACACCTACGAGGCCACGGGGTCGTCCGCGGACGACTTCATCACCCTCGCCCATCGACTCATGGGACGCGAAGTGCGTTCCGTCCAGCTCGTGCAGACCGGCGCGATCGACCTGCCGCGCTGA